In Isosphaera pallida ATCC 43644, the sequence GCCTTAGAGATTCTCAAGCGAACAGAGATCGGCACCGTCGATTTGACCGGAGGCGCGCCGGAGATGAACCCGCATTTCCGCTGGTTCGTTGCTGAGGCGCGCTCGTTGGGACGACGGGTGATCAACCGTTGCAACCTAACGATCCTGAACGCGCCGGGGTTCACCGACCTTCCCGAGTTTTTGGCCGCGCATCAGGTCGAAATTGTCGCCTCGCTGCCGTGCTACCTGGAGGAGAACACCGATCGTCAGCGGGGCGACGGGGTTTTCGTCCGTTCCATCGCCGCGCTCAAGCGACTCAACGCTTTGGGTTACGGCCAGCCCGCCGAGCGGGGCGGTTTGCCTCTGACCCTGGTGTACAACCCGATTGGCCCAACCCTGCCTCCCTCCCAGAACGCACTGGAGACCGATTATCGCCGTCAGTTGTCCGAGCGTTTCGGAATTGTCTTCACCCGTTTGTTCACCATTACGAACCTGCCGATCAGCCGTTTTCTTGAGGAACTGGTGCGGGAGGATCAGTTGGATACCTACATGAGTTTGCTCGTGAACTCGTTTAATCCGGCGACGGTGGAGGGGGTCATGTGCCGCGAGACCGTCTCAGTCAGCTGGGATGGTCGGTTGTTCGATTGCGACTTCAACCAGATGCTCGACCTTGAGACCGACTCGGCGGTTCCTAGGCGTCTCGACGAATTCGACGCGGAGGCGCTGGGAAGCCGCCGCATCGTCACGGGCAAGCATTGTTTTGGCTGTACAGCTGGGGCGGGATCGAGTTGTCAAGGCGCGTTGGTATGACCCACGATTTGCCGCCGGTGGCGGTGGTGTTGCCGACCTGGAACGAGGCCGATCAGATCGGCCGGGTTCTGGCGAGTTTGTCCCGCCAGACAGTTCGACCCGCGCACGTCGTCGTGGTAGACGGTGGTTCCACTGACCACACGGTGTCCCTGGCCCGCCAGGCGGGAGCCGAGGTCATCGAGGTGGCGGAGGATCACCGAGGCCGAGGCAATCAAATCGCTGTGGGGGTCGCGTCGTTGCCGCGTGAATTTGACCTGGTGTTGATCGCTCACGCCGACATGGAGTTCCCTCCCGACGCGGTCGAGGCGGTGGCGCGTGCCTTCGCCGCCGCCGATCACCTTGCCGGAGGCTGCCTGGGACATCGGTTCGACGCGCCCGAACGGTTCTTCCGGGCGCTGGAGTGGTTCAACCGGTTGCGAGCTGTTTGGGGCGTGCCGTTTGGCGATCAAGCGCAGTTCTTCCGCCGCTCCGCCTTGGAGACGGTAGGGGGCTTTCCTTCTCAGCCGATTATGGAGGATGTCGAACTGGCGTTGCGGTTGCTGCGTCTCCGTTCGTTCGTAGCGTTGGAGCGTCCAGTGCGGGTCTCGACCCGCGACTTCCGACGTCACGGCATTGGGGGGGCGATGATCCGCTACGCGGTCTTTCTCACCGCCTACGCCTTGGGCGGGCCGTCAGCGTGCCAAGCGATTCATGCCCGCTACTACGCTCATCATCAAATGAACAAACATATAAATATTTCCTCAAGCCATTCGATCCCTGGGGCGTCATGAGCGTTGCCGTACTTGCGGGCGATCCCTACGACGAGGCGTTGATCGCCCAGGTCCATCCTCGGGATTGGGTCAATCCCACCCCAGCGCCATGGTACAACCTCGTGGTGTTAGGAGCCGGCACCGCGGGGCTGGTCGCCGCTGGAGGCGCAGCGCAGCTGGGAGCACGGGTGGCATTGGTCGAAGAGGACCTGATGGGAGGCGATTGCCTCAACGTCGGCTGTGTGCCGAGCAAGGCGTTGATCCACTCGGCGCGTGCGGCTTGGGCGTTGCGGGAGGCGGAAGCGGCGGGAATCTTGGTCGATCGTTCGGCCTGGCGGGTTGAAGGCCGGGCGGTCTTCGAGCGTTTGCGCAGGCTGAGGGCGTCAATCGCGCCCCATGACTCAGCGCGACGCTTTGCTGACTGGGGCGTGGATGTCTTTCTGGGTCGAGGACGTTTCACCGGGCCGGATCGTCTGGAGGTCAACGGCGCGACCTTGCGGTTTCGGCGGGCAGTATTGGCCACCGGGGCCGGTCCGCGACCATTCGAGGTTCCAGGGGCCGATCGAGTCGAAATTCTAACCAATCACACCGTGTTCGCCTTGACTGAACTCCCGCCCCGTCTGGTCATCGTGGGCGGCGGACCGATCGGTTGCGAACTCGCTCAGGCGTTCGCGCGTTTAGGTTCGAAAGTGACGTTGGTAGGCCGCGGGCCTCGGCTGTTGTCCCGCGACGATCCGGAGGCCGCTGATCTGGTGGCCGCCGCATTGCGGCGCGACGGGGTTGCCCTACGGTTGGGAAGTCGGATCGAACGAATCGAGAGTCCCAACGGCTTGACCAAACGGCTGACGATTCGACACGAACACGGCGACCAAACAGAGACGATCGACGC encodes:
- a CDS encoding glycosyltransferase, encoding MTHDLPPVAVVLPTWNEADQIGRVLASLSRQTVRPAHVVVVDGGSTDHTVSLARQAGAEVIEVAEDHRGRGNQIAVGVASLPREFDLVLIAHADMEFPPDAVEAVARAFAAADHLAGGCLGHRFDAPERFFRALEWFNRLRAVWGVPFGDQAQFFRRSALETVGGFPSQPIMEDVELALRLLRLRSFVALERPVRVSTRDFRRHGIGGAMIRYAVFLTAYALGGPSACQAIHARYYAHHQMNKHINISSSHSIPGAS
- the arsS gene encoding arsenosugar biosynthesis radical SAM (seleno)protein ArsS (Some members of this family are selenoproteins.); the encoded protein is MTNPLPPPNLVRLESPAGFTTSGRHPSPRLSLARRAAPLASPQEQIHLLNHTAAPEFAEVLKARGLPPLKASGVAVLQLNLGKLCNQTCSHCHVDAGPDRREVMSRAHLEYALEILKRTEIGTVDLTGGAPEMNPHFRWFVAEARSLGRRVINRCNLTILNAPGFTDLPEFLAAHQVEIVASLPCYLEENTDRQRGDGVFVRSIAALKRLNALGYGQPAERGGLPLTLVYNPIGPTLPPSQNALETDYRRQLSERFGIVFTRLFTITNLPISRFLEELVREDQLDTYMSLLVNSFNPATVEGVMCRETVSVSWDGRLFDCDFNQMLDLETDSAVPRRLDEFDAEALGSRRIVTGKHCFGCTAGAGSSCQGALV
- a CDS encoding FAD-containing oxidoreductase; amino-acid sequence: MSVAVLAGDPYDEALIAQVHPRDWVNPTPAPWYNLVVLGAGTAGLVAAGGAAQLGARVALVEEDLMGGDCLNVGCVPSKALIHSARAAWALREAEAAGILVDRSAWRVEGRAVFERLRRLRASIAPHDSARRFADWGVDVFLGRGRFTGPDRLEVNGATLRFRRAVLATGAGPRPFEVPGADRVEILTNHTVFALTELPPRLVIVGGGPIGCELAQAFARLGSKVTLVGRGPRLLSRDDPEAADLVAAALRRDGVALRLGSRIERIESPNGLTKRLTIRHEHGDQTETIDAEAILAAVGRAPRVEGIGLEAAGVAFDPVRGAIVDDYLRTTNRAIFAAGDVASPDKFTHAAEAQARLVIRNALFAPWGLGMGRASRLVIPHCTYTDPEVAQVGLTEGEAIARGFKLRVLVHEFAEVDRSVVEDETAGFVKLIAAARGDRILGATIVGRHAGELVGTVTLALTKGLGLATLSRLIVPYPTRSDALRQAAGVAEQAFLFSPGVHRWTRRWLSWVRG